In Paractinoplanes brasiliensis, the following proteins share a genomic window:
- a CDS encoding LacI family DNA-binding transcriptional regulator, whose translation MTTERNRASGRPTLEEVAVRAGVGRGTVSRVVNGSAQVSPRARQAVEDAIQELGYVPNRAARTLVTQRTDSIALVIFESGERFFAEPFFGRIVQSISSVLVARNLQMVLMIAQAPEERRRLEGYLTRQHVDGALLLSLHGDDPLPAVLEERGVATVRAGRPTYAERGTYVDADNRVGAREAVSYLWSRGRRRIAAITGPLDMAAGIARLEGYRDVVGDGPVAFGDFSEESGAAAMWRLLEQHPDLDAVFAASDMMAAGAMQVLRQHGRRVPDDVAVVGFDDSVIARHTDPPLTSVDQPIAEMGREMVRLLLAKIDGDEVGETEIVLPTNLVIRGSA comes from the coding sequence ATGACGACGGAGCGGAACCGGGCCAGTGGCCGTCCGACCCTGGAAGAGGTCGCGGTGCGCGCCGGCGTCGGCCGCGGCACCGTGTCCCGGGTGGTCAACGGGTCGGCGCAGGTCAGCCCACGGGCGCGGCAGGCCGTCGAGGACGCCATCCAGGAGCTGGGCTATGTGCCCAACCGGGCCGCCCGCACCCTGGTCACGCAGCGGACCGACTCGATCGCGCTGGTGATCTTCGAGTCGGGGGAGCGGTTCTTCGCCGAGCCGTTCTTCGGGCGGATCGTGCAGTCGATCTCGTCGGTGCTGGTGGCGCGCAACCTGCAGATGGTCCTCATGATCGCGCAGGCGCCCGAGGAGCGCCGCCGGTTGGAGGGCTACCTGACCCGCCAGCACGTCGACGGCGCGCTGCTGCTCTCGCTGCACGGCGACGATCCGTTGCCCGCGGTGCTCGAGGAGCGAGGCGTCGCCACCGTCCGGGCCGGGCGTCCCACGTACGCGGAAAGGGGCACCTACGTCGACGCGGACAACCGGGTCGGCGCGCGCGAGGCTGTCTCTTACCTGTGGTCGCGGGGCCGGCGCCGGATCGCCGCGATCACCGGGCCGCTCGACATGGCCGCCGGTATAGCCCGTCTCGAGGGCTACCGTGACGTGGTGGGCGACGGTCCGGTGGCGTTCGGCGACTTCAGTGAGGAGTCCGGCGCGGCCGCCATGTGGCGCCTGCTCGAGCAGCACCCCGACCTCGACGCGGTTTTCGCCGCCTCCGACATGATGGCCGCCGGGGCGATGCAGGTGCTGCGGCAGCACGGGCGGCGAGTGCCCGACGACGTGGCGGTCGTCGGCTTCGACGACTCGGTGATCGCACGGCACACCGATCCGCCGCTGACCAGCGTCGACCAGCCGATCGCCGAGATGGGCCGCGAGATGGTGCGCCTGCTGCTCGCCAAGATCGACGGCGACGAGGTGGGCGAGACCGAGATCGTCCTCCCGACCAACCTGGTGATCCGCGGCTCGGCCTGA
- a CDS encoding serine/threonine-protein kinase — MSDEWPIAGTLLAARYRLVTLLETGGMSTIWRADDELLARPVAVKLPLGAQVVWREARMAAKLQHPNIAAVHDYREAVRPDGTIVPFVVMELLAGESVAARLEREPIELPEAARIGAAVADALAAAHANGVVHRDIKPGNVMLTPNGIKILDFGISATTGEPDDDDTGSTFGTPAYVAPERLDGMPAEPATDVYGLGVLLFEMVTGDPPYPVDTWEELAAARAEGPRELPADLPAAFRDIVGRCLAELPGDRPGADEIRFDLTALWLKPESPGHVAAAGRPSSGPGGARPAAGGRGTHGPGSRSRTPPVRVEANVGARGGAVPRATAADLPLRGGEQSYRPGRAAPATVALTPSPTRRWVLGVTVVALLAAAGGAVVAINWPRKNQEAAAPVPTPPAVATTSAAPLRTPASIRASTPPSSPTVKPKPTLSFEDAVSRFRSAVEDADIRSDVQLDLFNLLQPLADADDDNLDGRIDALRRKVNDRAAEGTLSPAQASLLRSRLADLNRAAGM; from the coding sequence GTGAGCGATGAGTGGCCGATTGCGGGAACCCTGCTGGCGGCGCGTTACCGCCTGGTCACCCTGCTCGAGACCGGCGGGATGTCGACGATCTGGCGCGCCGACGACGAGTTGCTGGCCCGCCCGGTCGCGGTCAAGCTGCCGCTGGGCGCTCAGGTCGTCTGGCGCGAGGCGCGGATGGCGGCCAAGCTGCAGCACCCCAACATCGCGGCGGTCCACGACTATCGCGAGGCGGTCCGTCCCGACGGGACAATCGTGCCGTTCGTGGTGATGGAGCTGCTGGCCGGCGAGAGTGTCGCCGCCCGGCTCGAACGGGAGCCGATCGAGCTGCCCGAGGCCGCGCGGATCGGGGCCGCGGTGGCCGACGCCCTCGCGGCGGCCCACGCCAACGGCGTCGTGCACCGCGACATCAAGCCCGGCAACGTCATGCTCACCCCCAACGGCATCAAGATCCTCGACTTCGGCATCAGCGCGACCACGGGCGAGCCCGACGACGACGACACCGGCTCGACGTTCGGCACCCCGGCGTACGTGGCGCCCGAGCGTCTCGACGGCATGCCGGCCGAGCCCGCGACGGACGTCTACGGGCTGGGTGTGCTGCTGTTCGAGATGGTGACCGGCGACCCGCCCTATCCCGTGGACACCTGGGAGGAACTGGCCGCCGCCCGAGCCGAGGGACCACGCGAACTGCCCGCCGACCTGCCCGCCGCGTTCCGCGACATCGTCGGGCGCTGCCTGGCGGAGCTGCCCGGGGACAGGCCCGGCGCCGACGAGATCCGGTTCGACCTGACCGCGCTCTGGCTCAAGCCCGAGTCGCCGGGGCACGTGGCCGCCGCCGGTCGCCCCTCCAGCGGCCCCGGCGGCGCACGACCGGCCGCCGGCGGGCGCGGCACTCACGGTCCGGGCAGTCGTTCCCGTACGCCTCCCGTCCGCGTCGAGGCCAACGTCGGCGCTCGCGGCGGGGCCGTCCCCCGCGCCACCGCAGCCGATCTGCCACTCCGCGGTGGCGAACAGTCCTACCGGCCCGGCCGGGCCGCCCCCGCCACCGTGGCGCTGACCCCGTCGCCGACCCGCCGCTGGGTGCTCGGCGTCACGGTGGTGGCCCTGCTCGCCGCGGCCGGCGGCGCCGTGGTCGCGATCAACTGGCCGCGGAAGAACCAGGAGGCCGCCGCACCCGTGCCGACGCCGCCCGCGGTGGCCACGACTTCGGCGGCGCCGCTGCGCACCCCGGCGAGCATCCGGGCGAGCACGCCGCCGTCCTCCCCCACCGTGAAACCGAAACCGACGCTGAGTTTCGAGGACGCGGTGAGCCGCTTCCGCAGCGCGGTCGAGGACGCGGACATCCGGTCCGACGTGCAGCTCGACCTGTTCAACCTGCTGCAGCCGCTGGCCGACGCCGACGACGACAACCTCGACGGGCGGATCGACGCGCTGCGCCGCAAGGTCAACGACCGGGCCGCGGAGGGGACCCTGTCGCCGGCGCAGGCGTCACTGCTGCGTTCCCGCCTGGCCGACCTGAACCGCGCCGCCGGGATGTGA
- a CDS encoding MFS transporter, with product MPVLTDLRPLRENRTFRRLWLGTTASGFGGQFGAFAVVFYVWDRTHSAAAVGLVGLAIGVPLILLALAGSAFTDHVDRRRLALRCTCAQIVITAAMTVVAFTDLGGVPAMLALTAVQSALGGLVGPARQTFVPALLTGERLAAGLALNHLSFQLAMLLGPAAAGGLTAVAGVGWCLAFDTFTFTAALVGLAGLPSGVPPSTGAPGFAAVKAGFSYAVRTPPVRGALMADLAATLFAMPVALFPVINEERFGGRPEILGLFTTAVAVGGVAASILSGLATHQPRPGRLLLICGAVWAAALGLTGVATSLPLTLSLLALAGAADTWAVVSRGTVIQTETPPAYRGRISSLEHIAGAAGPQLGNLRAGLVAAATSGGTALLLGGATALAATGLIALSTPALRAFRTVPSAD from the coding sequence ATGCCTGTCCTGACCGACCTGCGCCCGCTCCGCGAGAACCGTACGTTCCGCCGCCTCTGGCTCGGCACGACCGCGTCCGGCTTCGGCGGCCAGTTCGGGGCGTTCGCCGTCGTCTTCTACGTCTGGGACCGTACGCACAGCGCCGCCGCCGTCGGCCTGGTCGGGCTCGCCATCGGTGTGCCGCTGATCCTGCTCGCGCTGGCCGGGAGCGCCTTCACCGACCACGTCGACCGGCGGCGGCTCGCCCTGCGCTGCACCTGCGCCCAGATCGTGATCACCGCCGCGATGACGGTTGTGGCGTTCACCGACCTCGGCGGCGTCCCGGCCATGCTCGCGCTCACGGCGGTGCAGTCCGCGCTCGGCGGGCTGGTCGGCCCGGCCCGGCAGACGTTCGTGCCCGCGCTGCTCACCGGCGAACGCCTGGCCGCGGGGCTGGCCCTCAACCACCTGTCGTTCCAGCTCGCGATGCTGCTCGGCCCGGCCGCCGCGGGCGGGCTCACCGCCGTGGCGGGCGTCGGCTGGTGCCTGGCGTTCGACACCTTCACCTTCACGGCGGCGCTGGTCGGCCTGGCCGGTCTGCCCTCCGGCGTCCCACCGTCCACCGGCGCTCCCGGTTTCGCGGCGGTCAAGGCCGGTTTCTCGTACGCGGTCAGGACGCCCCCGGTCCGCGGCGCGCTGATGGCCGACCTGGCCGCCACCCTGTTCGCCATGCCGGTGGCCCTGTTCCCGGTGATCAACGAGGAGCGGTTCGGCGGCCGCCCCGAGATCCTGGGCCTGTTCACCACGGCGGTCGCGGTCGGCGGGGTGGCCGCCTCGATCCTCTCCGGCCTGGCCACCCACCAGCCCCGCCCCGGCCGCCTCCTGCTGATCTGCGGGGCTGTCTGGGCCGCCGCCCTGGGCCTCACCGGCGTCGCCACGAGCCTGCCGCTGACTCTGTCGTTGCTGGCGCTGGCCGGCGCGGCCGACACCTGGGCGGTGGTCTCGCGCGGCACAGTCATCCAGACCGAGACCCCGCCCGCCTACCGGGGCCGCATCTCCTCCCTCGAACACATCGCCGGAGCGGCCGGCCCCCAACTCGGCAACCTGCGCGCGGGCCTGGTCGCCGCGGCCACCTCGGGCGGCACCGCCCTCCTGCTGGGCGGCGCGACGGCTCTCGCCGCCACGGGCCTGATCGCTCTGTCCACTCCGGCGCTGCGGGCCTTTCGGACAGTTCCGTCCGCGGATTGA
- a CDS encoding laminin G domain-containing protein, producing MKNRRLWIVSAATTGLLLLSGGTASAATDYELAYWPMNEAPGARTMRDATGHGFDGAIGREVAVGLRSGDHIAYGFERLEPDTPPARPGHVVTVPDDDRLDPGDRDYAIGMRLRTRDHFGNIVQKGQATVPGGSFKLQIPNGRVQCWFRGSRTSLLVTAPKPINDGQWHTVRCERTREGVTLFIDRRPVASRPGWTGRIANSWPLAIGGKTTCDQIDVGCDYFAGDIDYVAVDVARSRW from the coding sequence ATGAAGAACCGACGGTTGTGGATTGTCTCTGCCGCCACCACGGGCCTGCTCCTCCTCAGCGGCGGCACCGCGAGTGCCGCAACCGACTACGAGCTGGCGTACTGGCCCATGAACGAGGCCCCGGGCGCCCGCACGATGCGCGACGCCACCGGGCACGGCTTCGACGGCGCCATCGGACGCGAGGTCGCGGTGGGCCTGCGGTCCGGCGACCACATCGCGTACGGCTTCGAGAGACTGGAGCCCGACACCCCGCCGGCCCGGCCGGGCCATGTGGTGACCGTGCCCGACGACGACCGGCTCGACCCGGGCGACCGTGACTACGCGATCGGCATGCGGCTGCGCACCCGCGACCACTTCGGCAACATCGTCCAGAAGGGACAGGCGACGGTGCCCGGCGGAAGCTTCAAGCTGCAGATCCCCAACGGACGGGTGCAGTGCTGGTTCCGCGGTTCCCGCACATCGCTGCTGGTCACGGCGCCCAAGCCGATCAACGACGGGCAGTGGCACACCGTACGGTGTGAACGGACCCGCGAGGGCGTGACGCTGTTCATCGACCGGCGTCCGGTCGCCTCGCGCCCCGGCTGGACCGGCAGGATCGCCAACTCCTGGCCGCTCGCGATCGGCGGGAAGACCACCTGCGACCAGATCGACGTGGGCTGCGACTACTTCGCCGGCGACATCGACTACGTCGCCGTCGATGTGGCCCGGTCCCGCTGGTAA